TTGCCTTCATCTTCCCTCGTCCATCGCCCCTTTATAGCTCTCCGTTGCGACTGTTGCCAGGCTGGCAACAGCACCCAGCTTCAACCGTCTTGCCGGATCACCTATAGCCCTGCGCCTAGTCACTGATAGATGGACCCCGCCTGTCATACTGTGACACTCCCCCGGCCTTGAGATTCAGACTGTCCTCGGTCTGTTGTTCCTGCACCTGCTCCCGTGGCCCATCAGCCTCATCTTCCCATGTTGCCATTTCAGGTGGCATAGAGCTCCATTGCACTAACACCTGTTTGACTCTATTAACACCTCTCCGAATGATCCTTGTACTCGACAGCTTTTCAGGTTGCTTGCACTATCAGTGGGTCAGTACTGACTGAAGTCAAATCTGTAGATACTGGCACCTCCTTTGAAACATGTTTCTTGAGCTATGAGACATGCAGTACAGGATGGATTTTACTGCCTTCAGGTAACTCAAGCTTGTAAGCCACAGTTCCAACTCGCTGTATAATCTTGTAGGGACCATAGAATCGAAATGAGAGCTTCTTATTGGTTCTTGCAGCTACAGATGATTGCACATAAGGTTGTAGCTTCATATATACCCAATCCCCAGGCTCAAACACTCTCTCAATTCTGTGTTTATCAGCCTGTGATTTCATCCTCTGTTGAGCCCTTTGCAATTGCTGCTGTATAACTTTGTTCATCAGCTCCCTGTCTTTCATCCATTGTTCTAACTCAGGTACAGTACTGAGGTTCAGATTTGAGATGCCCAACTGCCTAGGACTCTGACCATACAACACTTGAAAGGGAGATGTACCCAATGCTGAATGGTGTGCAGTATTGTACCAGAACTCTGCAACTGCCAGCCACTTACTCCACTTGCTTGGACGGGAATGTACTGTACATCTAAGGAAACCCTCCAAACACTGATTGAGacgttcagtctgtccatcagtttgagtATGATAGGCTGAGCTCATTAACAACTGTGTATCAGTCAATCTAAACAGTTCCTTCCACAAGTTGCTAGTAATATTGGATCTCTGTCTGATATTATAGCTTTGGGTAAACCATGTAATTTGTAAATGTTATCCAGGAAGAGTTCTGCAATCTTAATAGCAGTGTATGGATGATGTATAGGGATGAAGTGGCCATATTTTGAGAATTTGTCCACTACTACCAGGATGGCATTGTACCTGTCAGATGTTGGCAAACCTTCGACAAAATCCAAGCTGATGATCTCCCAATCTTGAGTAGGCACTGGTAGAGGCTGAAGTAACCCAGGTAGCTTAGTGTGCTCCACTTTTGCCTGCTGACAGGTTTCACATTGCTGCACAAATTGTTGCACAGCTTGCTTCATCTGCGGCCATGCAAACAATGACTTGACCCTATTGTAAGTAGCAGTAACCCCTGAATGACCACCAATGGCACTGGCATGCATGGCTTGTAATATGTGCTGTTGGGCCAAACTGTTATCCCCAACCCAAATTCTTCCTTGGAATCTAATATTGCCATCTGACAGCACAAATCCTTTATCATTGTGACCAGATACTACTAATTCTTCCAGCAGGGCTTTATCCTTGGAAAATTCCTCATAACCCTCTCTTAGCTTCTGTACCCATGCTGGGATACATTCAGACACACCAATAACCTCATCCTCAGCTACACATCTAGACAAGGCATCAACAGCAGCATTGCTAATCCCTTTTTTTATACTGAATCTGATAATCTAGGTCCATGAGCTTAACGAGAGCCTTGTGCTGAATCTTAGATGTGACCCTCTGCTCAGTTAAATGCAACAAGCTCTCATGATCTGTTCTGATGAGAAACTTCTTATGCTGCAAGTATGGCCTCCACCTTCTCAATAGCCATCAATATAGCTAGACACTCCTTCTCATACACAGACAGAGTTTGGCTTCTTGGACTTAGGtgcttgctcaaatatgccacaGGATGATTTGCTTGCATCAATACTGCCCCAATTCCATAATCACTGGCATCAGTCTCCAATACAAATGGCAACTCAAAGTTGGGAACAGCTAACACAGGAGCTTGCACCATTTTCTGTTTCATTAGCTGGAAGGCTCCTTGAGTCTGAGAAGTCCCCTTAAACAGACAGCCCTTCTTTAGTAACTCAGTCAGTGGTCTAGTGATCATACCATAGTGCTGAATGAACTTCCTGTAATAGCCTGTCAGACCCAGGAATCCCCTCAACTACTTTACATTAGTTGGTGTGGGCCATTTAAGCATAGCTTGCACCTTTGAAGGATCAGTGGCCACCCCTTCAACAGATATCACATGGCCCAGATACTCTACAGCTGGTTGGGCAAAGACACATTTAGACTTTTGAGGAAGAACGGGTGCTTCTCCAATATATCAAACACCTCAGCTAAGAGCTTGATATGTTCTTCCAGTGTTGCActatatatcaaaatatcatccatAAAAACCAACACTCTCTTTCTCAATAATGATCCAAAGATGGTGTTCATCAGGCTTTGAAAAGTAGCCGGGGCATTAATCAAGCCAAATGGCATGACAAGAAACTCATACAAGCCTTGATGAGTTTTAAATACAGTTTTGTATTCATCCCCATCTGCCATTCTGATTTGGTGGTATCCTGCACTGAAGTCAAGTTTGGTGAAAAATTGAGCTCCATTGATTTCATCCAACAGTTCATCCACCACTAGCATAGGGTGTTTGTGTTTCACAGTGACTGCATTTAGATGACGATAATCCACGCAAAACCACCATGATCCATCTTTCTTTCTAACTAGTAAGACAGGAGAAGCAAAATCACTAGTGCTCGGCCTGACAACACCAGTTTGCAGCATGTGCTTTACTTGAGTTTCAATTTCATTCTTCTGAATGGGAGAATAATGATATGGTCGAATCCTGATGGGCTGTGCTTCAGGTAACAGCTTGACCTTGTGGTCAGCATCTCGAGAGGGAGGCAACTGAGTTGGTGTACTGAATAGATGGTCATAATGCTGTAGAAGCTGTTGGATTTGCACTGTCAGCTTAACTGTCTCAGCAGCCTGAATAGAGCAGATATCCTGACAGAAATCCGACAATAGCATTTCATCCTGTTCCACACACATTTGTAAGCAGCAAGTGACACCTCCATGCTGAACCAAATTGAGCAACTTCTTAGCACCAATTTCAGGGCAAATATCCACTTGATCACAGATTCCTTTTAATGCTATTCTCTTGCCATTCAGAGTGATCTTCATATCCTTAGTCTTGTAATCTACCCACACTGGACTCACTACCTCCAACCAGTCCTCCCCGAGAATCATGTCATAACAACGTAGACCGAGTACTCTAGCATCAGATTTGAACTTGTGGCCTTGCACACACCATTGTAATGCTGGCACTCGCTGAGAGCAAGGTAGCTGTCCTCCATCTGTAGCCTTGAATGTTGCTGTCTGACACTCAGTGTGCAACCCTAGAGACTGAACCAACTGATCACTGACAAATGTGCCGACGCTACCAAAATCCACTAGTACAAGCACCTGGTGTTTCCCAATACGGGCCAACAGCTTAAGGGTCTGTTTCCTGTTACCTCTGGGGTTTTCAGGTAACTGCAATGCACAGACTGAGTCTTCAGCCGTCAGACCATCAGACTGAACTTCAACTGAATCATCTACAGCTGATAATTCCAAGGCATCCCATAATTCTTCCAATACGTGAAGTGGAATTTGCTCTGGGCAAGAATGAGTAGTACTCCACTTCCCTCCACATTTGAAACATAATCCATTCTTGCGGCGGTACTGCTTGAGAGAGGCCAATTTATCATCGCTGTCAGGTTTCTGAACTTTGGTCTGCATCCCAATTGCTCCATTCTTGTCAGGTCCACCACGGTCAGCCCCTTTGATGAATCCCCGCCCAAAGGTTTTGGTTCTTGCTGCATTGAGCTCCTCTTCTTGTAGCAACGCTAAGGCACTAGCCGTGTCAACATCACGTGGCCGATGTAGAGCAATCGGCGCACGGATCTCTTGTTTGAGGCGTGTCAGGAACCGAGTGACAAAGTAGACATGATCATAGGATGGGTTATAGAGCAAAACTGCGTGGGCAAGCTTCTCGAACTGAGCATGGTACTCGGTCATAGATCCAATCTGCTTCAATGTCTCCAACAGCCGTAACTGCTTCTGGTATTGGTCCTTATCATACTTTGCGAAGACCAATTCGCAGAGATGATCCCAATCGGTGATCCGACCATGGCCCTCGATCGTCTGTAGCCAAGTCGCGGCCGCCCCTTGGAAGTTGAGCGTGGCAAACCGAGTTCGCATCGCCGGATGAACTCCATAAACCTCGAAAAACAAAACACAATGATCACGCCAGAGTCTGGGGTTGTCCCCGTCGAATTTGGGGAAATCAAACTTGGGCACGGGCGGTGAACGAGGCAGGTGAACATGCTCGAACTCAAGGGAGAGAGAAGTATGGGGGCCAAGATCGTGGGGCACACCCGTGACGGGGTgcggcggcaaggcactcgggcCCGCCGCCAACAACCCGGTGATCTTGTCGCTGGCTGTGCCCGTTGGGCGATTGAGAggacgaggccgaggccgaggccggtgCCGTGTTCAAGTCGATCCACCCTTGAGGATGCTGAGGATGAGGAGCCATCAGCGGGTTTGGCACCGGGGGCATCGTCAACGGCCATGGCGGAGGTGGAGGCGGACGCGACATCGGAACCGTCGTGGGATGCAGAGGCGGCGCCGAAGGCGGAGGAGGCAAACGCGCCTCCAATTGCAGCACCCGAGTCGATGTGTCCTTGGACTGCTGCATAATGGTCCCCATCGATGTCTCCGCGATCGTCCGCCATGACTCCAAGTCAttgagtttgtcgagcgtagtcGTCATCATCTTCTGGAAGCCGGTGAACTGCGTCGCCATGTCCTGGACGCCGACGAGCTGCTTCGCCATGGCCTCCATGGTCGTCGATCGATGTCGTCATCTCGAGTTGGAATTTGGTGGGTTTGCGCTTCGGAGCCAGAGCGGAACAAATCGATTCGAGAGAAAAATTTCCCCCTCCGAGTCGACAGGCTCTCGATACCAATTATGACGACCACGATATGGGTGGAAGGATTTGGGGGCGAATCGGGTGAGTTTTATTGCGAATGTAACCATGTTTGATTATAGCAGCGGCGATTCCACGATAAGATTCTACTTCTACTACTAAATGACAACTAATATGTTACATTCGTTGCCTTCATCTTCCCTTGCCGTCGCCCCTTTATAGCTTTGCCAGCACCCGCTTCAACCGCCTTGCCGGATCACCTAGTCACTGATAGATGGACTCCGCCTGTCATACTGTGACATGGTGGTAGAGCCCAGAGATCTAAGACTATATGAGTGAGTGGTGGTGGCCTGTGGCTGTGGGCATCGTCGGGAGGGAAGCTGGAGATGCTAAAACAGAGGATGCTAAATGCAGGGGACAACAACTATGTTGCCCTGCTTACCACTAACTGCCTAATCCCTGGACTCTAAGTgcgcgtttagttcccaaaattttccAAAAAATACGGTAGCCATGAAGTTCCCAAAAAGAGTGCACCGTAATTTTTCATGGGGTGTTTAGTTGCAAAAATATAGAAAAGCACTGTACATCATTTAATAGCCTCCATGCAGCTTATTAATGGCATGCATGCATGACATTGCATGCAAGTCAAGACAGGAGTGGCGCCTCCTTCTCATCAGCACGACAAACAACACGTATGTTCAGGAAACCAATAATTATTGTGAAACAAATCAAATACCCAATGTTCACCCAGCAATGGTTCTCGGACAAAAAAATTACAGTTACACAGTCGCCTCAAACAGACGATCAAATCATGTTCGATTAGCCAAACCAATTTCGATGGATTCCCGAAATGCATTCATCAGCTCAGAATCAGAACCGCTTGGAGGAATAGTTTCCGATTGATCGGCATAGGCTTCTGTCGGCACATAGTTTCCATCCCGGTCACAGCGATCAAAGTGCCTATCCCCTATGTCACTCACCCTTATGAAGTTATGCAGTGCACAATATGCAACAATGATTTGACTTTGTATATGGGGGGCATAACTAGGGACTTCTTTCATCATCCGCCACTTCATTTTC
This DNA window, taken from Miscanthus floridulus cultivar M001 chromosome 13, ASM1932011v1, whole genome shotgun sequence, encodes the following:
- the LOC136499954 gene encoding uncharacterized protein, whose translation is MEAMAKQLVGVQDMATQFTGFQKMMTTTLDKLNDLESWRTIAETSMGTIMQQSKDTSTRVYGVHPAMRTRFATLNFQGAAATWLQTIEGHGRITDWDHLCELVFAKYDKDQYQKQLRLLETLKQIGSMTEYHAQFEKLAHAVLLYNPSYDHVYFVTRFLTRLKQEIRAPIALHRPRDVDTASALALLQEEELNAARTKTFGRGFIKGADRGGPDKNGAIGMQTKVQKPDSDDKLASLKQYRRKNGLCFKCGGKWSTTHSCPEQIPLHVLEELWDALELSAVDDSVEVQSDGLTAEDSVCALQLPENPRGNRKQTLKLLARIGKHQVLVLVDFGSVGTFVSDQLVQSLGLHTECQTATFKATDGGQLPCSQRVPALQWCVQGHKFKSDARVLGLRCYDMILGEDWLEVVSPVWVDYKTKDMKITLNGKRIALKGICDQVDICPEIGAKKLLNLVQHGGVTCCLQMCVEQDEMLLSDFCQDICSIQAAETVKLTVQIQQLLQHYDHLFSTPTQLPPSRDADHKVKLLPEAQPIRIRPYHYSPIQKNEIETQVKHMLQTGVVRPSTSDFASPVLLVRKKDGSWWFCVDYRHLNAVTVKHKHPMLVVDELLDEINGAQFFTKLDFSAGYHQIRMADGDEYKTVFKTHQGLYEFLVMPFGLINAPATFQSLMNTIFGSLLRKRVLVFMDDILIYSATLEEHIKLLAEVFDILEKHPFFLKSLNVSLPNQL